One window of the Saccopteryx leptura isolate mSacLep1 chromosome 9, mSacLep1_pri_phased_curated, whole genome shotgun sequence genome contains the following:
- the PLLP gene encoding plasmolipin codes for MAEFPSKVSTRTSSPAQGAGAAVSALRPDLGFVRSILGGLMLLQLVLGLLVWALIADTPYHLYPAYGWVMFVAVFLWLATIVFFVLYLFQLHMKLYMVPWPLVLMIFNMGATVLYITAFITCSAAVEVTSLKGTRQYNQRAAASFFACLVMIAYGVSAFFSFQAWRGVGSNAATSQMAGGYA; via the exons ATGGCCGAGTTCCCGTCTAAAGTGAGCACGCGGACCAGCAGCCCCGCGCAGGGCGCCGGCGCGGCGGTCTCGGCGCTGCGCCCGGACCTGGGCTTCGTGCGCTCCATCCTCGGCGGGCTCATGCTGCTGCAACTG gtGCTGGGGCTGCTGGTGTGGGCCCTGATTGCTGATACCCCGTACCACCTGTACCCGGCCTACGGCTGGGTCATGTTCGTTGCTGTCTTCCTCTGGCTGGCGACAATCGTCTTCTTCGTTCTCTACCTGTTCCAGCTGCACATGAAGTTGTACATGGTGCCCTGGCCGCTGGTG TTAATGATATTTAACATGGGCGCCACTGTTCTCTACATCACCGCTTTCATCACCTGCTCCGCTGCAGTCGAGGTGACGTCCCTGAAGGGCACCCGGCAGTATAACCAGCGTGCAGCTGCTTCC TTCTTTGCGTGTTTAGTGATGATTGCCTACGGAGTGAGCGCGTTCTTCAGCTTCCAGGCCTGGCGAGGAGTGGGCAGCAATGCGGCCACCAGTCAGATGGCCGGCGGCTATGCCTAA